A stretch of DNA from Dokdonia sp. PRO95:
AAGAGAGTTCCTCTACACAATTGCATGTTTGGGTAGATTGCGCTTTCGCGAAAGCGGAAAAAACAAAAACAATAGCTACTAAAAGTGTGATACGTCTTTTCATAGTACATGATTTTAAAAGTGAATTGCAAATTATCTATGAAACAAATCTAAAATCACTAAATCAGAAAGACCAGTAAATACAAGGTTTTGGGATGAGATGCCTTTAATTTGTGGTAAAATTTAAGGTCTCTTTTGTGATACTCGTATATGTTTTTGATACAGGTATAAAAATCTCATGCGAAAGGATTAGACCTAACTTACCAGCATCTGTTTTGTATGATAAGAAATGCATCGGGTTTATCAAATACGATCGATGCGTTCTCATCATAGTAGGTAATGATTTTTCTAAGTGAGATAACCGAGCTCTAATTAATTGCTTTTTGTAGGTTCCATTATCTTGAAAATGAATTTCTACATAATTATCTGATGCCTCTAGAGCTATTAAATCTGATAGCAACAACCTTATTCCTTCGTAGTTTCCATCACCTTTAATTTCTATTTTTTGTTCTTCTATCTGTTTGTTTTTATATTTTCCAAAACCAAAACGTCCTATCAATACGATAGGAAATATTGTAAGAACTGCTGGAAGAAAAATAGAAGTTAGATAGTAATAGAGAGAGTATGGATTAGGTTCGCCACGCACTACGACATACAGATAAAAACTACGCATTACTAAAAATGACCAAACTATAAACACAAGAAAAAAGCTTATCTCATGTACAAATAGCCATCTTTCTTTATTGTTTTTGAATAAGTAATATTGAATTGGAAGAATGCTCACATAGCATAGTGCACCTAGAAGTCCATAAAGAGCTAAAATAAATAAACGTTCATTATCATATAGCTCAGAAACGTCAAGTGGCTCTGTAAAATAAAGAAATGTAAATATCCATAAAGCCATACCTATGGCTATAATAAGTTGATGCTTTATGGAAGGATCAAAAGGGTATTCTTTTTTCAATATCAATAGCTTAAGTTTAGAAATTTCAAAAAATAGAAATGCAACTATCATTCAGCAGTTATACAATTTTTAAAGGCAATATGCATTAATCACATTGCAATAGCTCTTTAAACTTAAGTATTAGTGTTTTTACCACCAAACCACAAAACATTTTTCTAAAATTCCATCTGTTTTTCTAACCCATATCATAGGAGCTCTTCTATCGCGATGCTTCTCGTTTATTTGATCAAGGGCAATTTCGTGCTTTTCAAATGGTCTCTCTAAATGCGGCTCATGAAGCCACTCGCTTTTTAATGTGATGTAAAAAGATAGCTCCTTAAAATGAGATTTATTAAAATCATCTAGTCTTATCCAATACCCGACTATACAGTCCTTATTAAGTGGTTCTATGGAAGGCGATTGCTGTGCATAGGGTTTAAAAAGTTGAGCTAAAAAATAGGTTTGTTGCTCTAACGTTTCAGGATTGATACCTAATGTTGATAGGGTAGTGCGTCCTTCCGGAGTAAATATAAGAGGTAGTTGCTGGTCTCTTGTTTTTTCCATTTTGGCGTAAAACATATCTTTTCTATTAGGACCTATAAGTCTGTGCGTGGGCACTTCTATTGTAGGATCTATTAGATAAAATTTATAAGTAAGCTCGATGTGTATTTTTATGCTTTCGCGAAAGCGATCTGAAACTATAAAATCTAGTTCACCTAGTGTAATCTTGTCTTTTTTAATCTGAATATTATGTGCTAGAATAGTGTAGCGCTCTGAGTGATCAAGAAGTTGTTTAAAAATATGTTCTATTTGATGTCCTAACCTAAGCCTAGCAGCAATGGGTTGTGAGACAAAATTTGACAGATCAATAGTAGGCATTTCAAATTGGGTAAGTCCAAATTGCGATTTTGTCCAAAGAGGAAGCGTAGCCAGAAAACCTTTGATATGTTTCATAAGTTAAAAATACAGATTATGCATCCATAACAAACAAAAAGAGCTAGCGCATTAATTGGGGTAGCTCTTTAAATGAAGTGATTTGAGACTTACTTGAGCCACCCTTTTGATGCGCTATAACGACTCCACCAGTATTCAAAAATCGCAAGTACAATAATGACAAGCGGAAAAATTAGGCCTTCTCCAACGCCAAAAAGTTCCATGGCATCAGCAAATCCTATATTGTAAACTGTGTGTATAATTATTGCAATAAGTGATATTGCATATACTTTTAGAGCACTTGTTTTACGAGTAATTAAGAGTATAGCGGCTACTAGACCGCCTATAGTTGAGATACCATATAATACTTTTGACCAAATGGGTGTTGCGTTAATGGCGTTCATTTGTTCTTCATTATAAGTGCCAGCAAGAGTATCTGTAAAGAAGGTGTCTACTATAAAAGCACTTGCTCCCATAAGATTCCATAGGAGTAGTACAATGGCAATAATCCAAAATAGTGTAGAAGGTTTTTGTGAGGTTGTCATAGAGATTGGTTTTGAGATATTTGTGTTTTAATTTACAATTATTTTTTAATTATCAAACTTTAATTGATGTAAGGCAATTACTTTTGAAGAATGTTTGACAAGCGCTTTTATTACCTTCTTAAGATTCAATATTTAGGATTTCGTTATCATGGCTGGCAGAAACAGCCAGATGTTCTCACTGTAGAGCGTATGATGGAACGTACTTTTTCATACGTATTAGACCGTAAAAACTTCAAACTTCTAGCATCTGGTAGAACAGATGCAAAGGTCTCTGCAAATGTTGCATATGTTGAGTTATTTTTAAACGACAGTCCGCTCCCTGAGGAGGGATTTCTCACACTTCTTAATGATAATTTACCTCAAGATATAAGATGCCTTGAGATAACTCAAGTAGATAAAAAATTTAATGTAATGGATGCTCCTTTATCTAAAGAGTACGTCTATCTCTTTTCTTACGGAGAAAAGAATCATCCATTTGCTGCACCATATATGATTAATATCGCGGGTTCTTTAGATATTAATTTAATGCAAGAGGCTGCTAGATTATTTGAAGGTGAACATGATTTTAGATCTTATGCTTATAAGCCCAATCCGGAGACTAAGACGATAGGTACTATATCTTCTTCTGTAATAGAGCCAAACGAACTATACACAGCAAATTTCTTTCCTAAGGAGAGCTTTGCCTTTCGCGTAAGCGGTAAAGGTTTTAAAAGGCATCAAATAAGATTAATGATGGGGATGCTGTTTGATATAGGCGAGGGCAAAGCAGATTTAGATTTTTTCAAGAAAACCTTGGACGCTGGCAATGACATTAAATTGACTAGAATTGCTCAAGCCAGCGGTTTGATGCTTCAAAATGTTCAGATTTAACAATCTTAACAAAAGATCCTTCACATTAATAAAGGTTTAACCACAACACTATTTTTCTTATCATCTCATTAACGAAGCTAGCTCAGGCCTCCTAGTATCTTTGTATCATAATTAATTGTATAACCAAAAGATAGAAAGATTATGAATAAGAGAGTAGCAATATTAGCAACAGACGGATTTGAAGAAAGTGAGTTAAAATCACCTATGGAGGCTATGAAAGCCGAAGGATTCACCGTAGATATTATAAGTGAGAAATCTGGAACTATAAAAGGATGGGCAGATGGAAACTGGTCTAATTCTTACGATGTAACAGATACGTTAGATAATGTAAGTGCAAAGGATTATAATGCATTAATGTTACCAGGAGGAGTAATTAATCCTGATAAGTTAAGACGTAATGATGATGCGCTCATTTTTATAAGAGACTTTTTTAAACAAAGTAAGCCAGTAGCAGCAATATGCCACGCACCGCAATTGCTAATTGAGGCAGATGTAGTAAAAGGAAGAACGATGACGTCGTTTAACAGTATAAAAACAGACTTGCAAAATGCAGGAGCACTATGGGTAGATAAAGAAGTCGTAGTAGATGAGGCCTTAGTAACAAGTAGAAATCCAGATGATTTACCAGCATTTAATGATAAATTAATTGAAGAAATCAAAGAAGGAAAGCATGATTTACAACATGCATAATTTAATCTAATATAGATAATTTTAAAAACCATCATTTTATTGTGATGGTTTTTTAATGCAATTATTTTAGACAATTTACTCTTTCCTTAATACAGTATTGCAACTCTATAAATTGATGGCTAATTTAGTAACTCAGCAAAATGAACATATGACTTCTTCGATACCTAAATCTACTTTATCTTTTCTTGAATCATTACGTGAGAATAATTCGCGTGAGTGGATGACAGAGCATAAGAAAGAGTACCAAGCTAGTGAGAAAGCCTTAAAGCAGGTTTATGCATCTATAGTGAATGGACTTAATGAAACTGACGAAATTGAAAAACTCAAAGTGTTTCGTATCAATAGGGATGTAAGGTTTAGTAATGATAAAACACCTTACAACGTGCATCGCTCAGCAAGCTTTAGTAGGGCTGGAGCACACCGTCGTGGTGGGTATTATCTGAGAATTGAGCCCGGTAATAAATCTGCAATAGCAGGCGGCTTTTTTAATCCAGAACCAGCAGATTTAAAGCGCATACGCACAGAATTTCATCTAGATGCTAGTGAGATACGTGAGATACTCTCAGATATCGCTTTCGCGAAAGCGTTTGGTGGCTCATTTGAGACACGGAATGCGGTTAAGACAGCACCTAGGGGCTTTGACGTAAATGATCCCAATATTGATCTCATAAGACTTAAAAACTTTGTAGTTAGGAAGAATTTTACAGACAAAGAAATCACCTCTCCAGATTTTACGAAGATTGCTTTAAATCACTTCAGACTACTGCGACCTTTTTTTGATTATATGAGTGATGTATTGACAACTGATCTCAACGGGGAGTCATTACTTTAGATTTATTTCTGTTTATTCTTATTTTTGACTCTTCTTCTATTTACGAAGTAGACTATAATTAATAGAATAGGTAAAATTATAAAAATAAAAAGCTCAATAGGCGATGAGGGATCTATTGGGCTATTATTTTGTGGTTTTGGCACATCAGTTGGTATTTGCATAATTATATGGTATCTGCTATTTCTTTAGGTTTATCAAAGAGTTGCACTTGACTAATAAGACGCTCCCTTATTAAGTTTGCAATACGCTTATTGTAGGCAGACGAGTCGCTATTATATTGCATATACTCATCTACAGTAAAGTGACCTACAATCATACCTCTTACACTATTGCGGAATTTCATATCCTTATTGACCGCATTTTCAATATAAGATAGTCGTTTTTCTAGACTTAAATTATGAAAGACATTCTTCCTCTTTACTATGTATGACTTAAAAACTTCGATTAGCAGCGGATTTTGAAGTTTTACAATGGGTCTAAGCGTAGCGTTCTGAAAACGCTCTTCATCACTCATGTGGTCATGTACTCTTGCCTTAGGTATTTCCGGTCTGATCCTTTTAATATCGTTTGGTCTATCATTCATAACGCTTTGTTTTATCTAAAGTTAAGGAATGATAGGTGGGGTAGCAATTGTTATCTTATAACTTCTCAACATATTATTAACGAGCAAAGCCCCCGATAAATCGGAGGCTCTGCAATTAACACTTAAAGTAATCTTTCGACTAGTTAAGTTTAAAAGTAACTCTACGTACTAACTGACGAGCAGGAGCAGAATTTTTATCTACTGATGCATCTTCACCGTTTCCAGTTGCAGTAAGACGGCTAGCAGAAATACCTGCAGCTACCATAATATCTTTTACTTTTTGAGCTCTTCTTTCAGAAAGACCTTGGTTAGATCCAGTGTTTCCAATCTCATCAGCATATCCAACTAATTGAGCAGATACATTTGAATTTTCATTCATGTACTTGATAAGGTAGTTAATAGACTCTAAGCTGTAAGTTTCTGGCTTAGTGCTATTAAATTGGAAGTATACGTTTACATATCCATCGTCGATAAGTTTTCTTATTACATCACCACCACTTTTGATTACTGGCTGTGTTGTGTTCATTTCACCTTTCTTAGCATAACGTGCATCTAAAGAAGATTCTAATTCATCAGGAACTCCGTTTGTGTTCTTGTCTACAGCAATACCTTTAGTATTTACAGCAACACCAGAAACAGTATTTGGCTCACGATCTAAGTAATCAGCAACACCATCTTGATCAGTATCGATAAGATCTGTTTCTACTTTAGTAAGACGGTTTTGTAAGTCTGTAAGCTCTTCTTTTGTAGTATTTGCACTAGAATAGAAATCTGCATGCTTCTCTGCTTTACCTAAGTAAATGTTAATACCAGCAGTAGCGTTTACATAAAAACCATCAAATCCCTTAGTTCCTCCAGCTTGAACACCATCAAATGTTAAGTCTTGACGTACATTACCTACTGCAGTAAAATCAGCAACAAGTGCGATTCTGTTTGAAAGCTTAACCTGTGGAGTTACACCAACCATGAAGCTTAACATTTGGTCTGCATCACCGAAATCTCTTTCAACAGCAGGAGCATCAGTTGTTAGTGCAGAATATCCCATACCACCATGTACAAGTACATTGAAAGTATCTGTCCATTCTCTGAAACCAAGAATGTTACCAGCATTTACAACACCTTCTAAAGAGAAGTTGTAAAGCGCAGTATCAAATTCGCGGCTTTCATCATCATTCTTAAAGCTGTTGTAAGCAACACCTCCTTTAAGTCCAAACTTTTCATTGAACATGTATCTCGCACCACCAGTAACAGTGTAAAGAGATGGAGTGTTAGAGAAAGCTCCAGAAGACAATGGTCTTACAGGTTTGTTTACACCACCAGTAAGCTCTACAGACCACTTATTAAAGTCGTTTGTAGGAGTATCAAGTGTTTCTTGTGCATTTGATGCTAATTGCATTCCAACAAGGGCAACTATAGCAAGTGAAATTTTTTTCATAATAAAGTATTTGTTTGAAATATTCAAGCTGCAAAAATAGGAATATTTATAACCTAGTCAAGGGATTTGGCAATTATTAACTGCTTATTATCACAAACTTAACACAAAGTATATATTTGGCTCATTGTGATAAAATAATCCGCTTTTTTTTGCATTATTTGTAATGAAACCCATAATTATTGATAGAGACTAAATTTAATTTTGATTTTTGTTAATTATTATTAAATATCTGAGCTATGTCGGCTCATAAAAATATTTTTGTAAAAAAAAGAATTATGAAAAAAGCAAATACCGAATTTGAAATACTTCCCATTTTAGCAAGTAGATGGAGTCCAAGGGTTTTTACTAATGACAAGATAAGCGAAGAAGAATTGCGCACAATGTTTGAGGCTGGTAGATGGGCTGCGAGTTCTAATAATTTACAACCTTGGTTAATTATTTGGGGTATTAAAGGAAGTCCTGCTTTTGACCGTATTTTTAATTGTCTTGATGAGTTTAATCAATCTTGGGCAAATAATGCTCAAGCATTATTTTTAGGAGGTTATAAAAAAACTAACGATGACGGTAAAGAGAGTTTTCATGCTTTACATGATTTAGGACTTTTTATGGGTAATGTTTCTGCGCAAGCCGAACATATGGGTATTGCATTACATCAAATGGCTGGTGTGGATTACAAAAAAGCAATGTCTGAATTTAATGTGCCAGATGATTATCATATTGCAACTGGTATTGCTGTAGGATATTATGGAGGGGATATTGAAAAACTTCCAGAAGATTTACAAGGAGAGGAGACAAAAACGCGTTCTAGAAAAAACCAGAAGTCTTTCACTTTTAATGGAAACTTTAATGAAGATACTTTTAAAGGAGAATAATTTTCAAAATTGTTCCTATAACTAAAAGAGCCACATATTTTAATATGTGGCTCTTTTTTATTTACTGCAAACTCAATTAATCAACTTGATGTTCGTTATCAGTATTTGAAGAAATCTCAGGGCTTTCGCCTAAATTGTGTTTTTCAAGACCAGCAGAGTCTACTTCAATAAATTGCATTGCCTGTGATGGTGTTGTAATCTGCTTTGCTCTTGTTCCTTGTATGAGTATAGGGTTTTGTATCGCATTTGGATTATTCTGTATAAATTTAATCCAGTGATCATCACTCATAGTTGCATCTTTTACAAAATTATCAACCTCAGGATGATCTTTAGAAACGAGTTCATTTATACTCACTCCTAGTAAATCTGCCACTTCACTCCACTGCGTTCCCGTAAGTCCTGCATCTGAGATGTTGATTAAATTTAATTTTGCATCGCTACTTTTTGCATAACCAAGCGTCTGTTTTGCAATACTTGATTCAGAAGAGTAGATTACTATTAATTCGTTATTGTCTGTTGCTAGTGTCATATCAGTTGGCATAGTGATTTATATTAGTGGTGAGACTGCATCTTTTCTTTCTTTTTTCTGAGTTGGCGGTCTACTTCATTTATCGCTTCTTTTAACGAAGGATAAAAATCGTCTGAGCTATGTTCGGCAAATAGCCTTGGACCAGGCATACTTATTTGTACTCCCGCTATTTTTCCAGTTTCATCACTTGAAGTGTTTTCGGTTTTGAAGAAAACATCTGCTCTGTGAGCAAATTGATATTTATCTCCTAATTTTTTTAATTCCGCTTTCGCGAAAGCTTCTAATTCTGCACTTGCAGTTACATCGTGGTATTCAAATATTACTTCCATAGTATTGATTTTTATTTATGATAATTATTATTTGTCAGAAAACTGACGAAGGCTAAGTGGAAATTCTTTCGCACCGCCATAGAGTTTAATTTCTTGTATATCTGCCGGCATGTAATATCCAGCATCTTCTAATGCTTCTTTTACATTACGCACCACATTTCCTTTTGTAATTAGTGCTTGTTTTCTAAAGTCCTTAGTATCTACCCAAAAGAAAACTTTTAAGTTTACAGTACTTGTTGCAAGCTCATCTTCAATAACAAAGTTTTCATGTATATCGTCGTTAATAACGCTAGATTCTTTGGCTAATGCTTCTAGTACTGTCTCTTTTGCTCCCTCTATATTATCTTCATAAGCTATTCCAATGATAAAATCCCATCTGAAAAAGCCGTCCTCTGTGTAATTTGTGACAGGTTCGGTAAGCACATCACTATTGGGTATGTAAACATCTTTACCATCAAAGGTTTTTAACTTTGTGTACCTAAGATCGAGGGTTTTTACTTTACCGAAATTTGAACCTATTTCAACAGTATCGTCAACATCAAAGGGTCTATTAAAAGCAAGAATAATTCCTGCAATAAAATTTTCGCCAATATCTTTAAAAGCAAATCCCAAGACAACAGCACTAGCTCCTGCTGCTGTAAGTATTCCGGCTGCTATACCTCCTAGACCTGCAGCTCTAAGTGCAAGCATTATTGCGATTATTATAAAGGTGTATCTTATGGCTGTTCCTAGAAATTTACTCATCAAAGGATCTTCTGTTCTAGCAGAAATTCTTTTTCTAGCAAATCGACCTATCCATCCAGCTATTAAAACTCCTAAAACCACGATAAGAATACCCATCGCAATCTGCGGGAGTTGATCTATAAAGTCGCTCACAGAATTTTGAAATGCTTCTGTAATGGTTGTTTTTGTACTTTGTAAGGGCATAGTTTTGATTGGTTACCTAAAAATACTGCTCTTAGCTGCATTTATTC
This window harbors:
- a CDS encoding LytTR family DNA-binding domain-containing protein, whose product is MKKEYPFDPSIKHQLIIAIGMALWIFTFLYFTEPLDVSELYDNERLFILALYGLLGALCYVSILPIQYYLFKNNKERWLFVHEISFFLVFIVWSFLVMRSFYLYVVVRGEPNPYSLYYYLTSIFLPAVLTIFPIVLIGRFGFGKYKNKQIEEQKIEIKGDGNYEGIRLLLSDLIALEASDNYVEIHFQDNGTYKKQLIRARLSHLEKSLPTMMRTHRSYLINPMHFLSYKTDAGKLGLILSHEIFIPVSKTYTSITKETLNFTTN
- a CDS encoding type 1 glutamine amidotransferase domain-containing protein; translated protein: MNKRVAILATDGFEESELKSPMEAMKAEGFTVDIISEKSGTIKGWADGNWSNSYDVTDTLDNVSAKDYNALMLPGGVINPDKLRRNDDALIFIRDFFKQSKPVAAICHAPQLLIEADVVKGRTMTSFNSIKTDLQNAGALWVDKEVVVDEALVTSRNPDDLPAFNDKLIEEIKEGKHDLQHA
- a CDS encoding DUF2461 domain-containing protein, with the protein product MANLVTQQNEHMTSSIPKSTLSFLESLRENNSREWMTEHKKEYQASEKALKQVYASIVNGLNETDEIEKLKVFRINRDVRFSNDKTPYNVHRSASFSRAGAHRRGGYYLRIEPGNKSAIAGGFFNPEPADLKRIRTEFHLDASEIREILSDIAFAKAFGGSFETRNAVKTAPRGFDVNDPNIDLIRLKNFVVRKNFTDKEITSPDFTKIALNHFRLLRPFFDYMSDVLTTDLNGESLL
- a CDS encoding DUF1853 family protein; the encoded protein is MKHIKGFLATLPLWTKSQFGLTQFEMPTIDLSNFVSQPIAARLRLGHQIEHIFKQLLDHSERYTILAHNIQIKKDKITLGELDFIVSDRFRESIKIHIELTYKFYLIDPTIEVPTHRLIGPNRKDMFYAKMEKTRDQQLPLIFTPEGRTTLSTLGINPETLEQQTYFLAQLFKPYAQQSPSIEPLNKDCIVGYWIRLDDFNKSHFKELSFYITLKSEWLHEPHLERPFEKHEIALDQINEKHRDRRAPMIWVRKTDGILEKCFVVWW
- a CDS encoding pseudouridine synthase; translated protein: MFDKRFYYLLKIQYLGFRYHGWQKQPDVLTVERMMERTFSYVLDRKNFKLLASGRTDAKVSANVAYVELFLNDSPLPEEGFLTLLNDNLPQDIRCLEITQVDKKFNVMDAPLSKEYVYLFSYGEKNHPFAAPYMINIAGSLDINLMQEAARLFEGEHDFRSYAYKPNPETKTIGTISSSVIEPNELYTANFFPKESFAFRVSGKGFKRHQIRLMMGMLFDIGEGKADLDFFKKTLDAGNDIKLTRIAQASGLMLQNVQI
- the raiA gene encoding ribosome-associated translation inhibitor RaiA, which encodes MEVIFEYHDVTASAELEAFAKAELKKLGDKYQFAHRADVFFKTENTSSDETGKIAGVQISMPGPRLFAEHSSDDFYPSLKEAINEVDRQLRKKKEKMQSHH
- a CDS encoding mechanosensitive ion channel family protein — protein: MPLQSTKTTITEAFQNSVSDFIDQLPQIAMGILIVVLGVLIAGWIGRFARKRISARTEDPLMSKFLGTAIRYTFIIIAIMLALRAAGLGGIAAGILTAAGASAVVLGFAFKDIGENFIAGIILAFNRPFDVDDTVEIGSNFGKVKTLDLRYTKLKTFDGKDVYIPNSDVLTEPVTNYTEDGFFRWDFIIGIAYEDNIEGAKETVLEALAKESSVINDDIHENFVIEDELATSTVNLKVFFWVDTKDFRKQALITKGNVVRNVKEALEDAGYYMPADIQEIKLYGGAKEFPLSLRQFSDK
- a CDS encoding OmpA family protein, translating into MKKISLAIVALVGMQLASNAQETLDTPTNDFNKWSVELTGGVNKPVRPLSSGAFSNTPSLYTVTGGARYMFNEKFGLKGGVAYNSFKNDDESREFDTALYNFSLEGVVNAGNILGFREWTDTFNVLVHGGMGYSALTTDAPAVERDFGDADQMLSFMVGVTPQVKLSNRIALVADFTAVGNVRQDLTFDGVQAGGTKGFDGFYVNATAGINIYLGKAEKHADFYSSANTTKEELTDLQNRLTKVETDLIDTDQDGVADYLDREPNTVSGVAVNTKGIAVDKNTNGVPDELESSLDARYAKKGEMNTTQPVIKSGGDVIRKLIDDGYVNVYFQFNSTKPETYSLESINYLIKYMNENSNVSAQLVGYADEIGNTGSNQGLSERRAQKVKDIMVAAGISASRLTATGNGEDASVDKNSAPARQLVRRVTFKLN
- a CDS encoding nitroreductase family protein, giving the protein MKKANTEFEILPILASRWSPRVFTNDKISEEELRTMFEAGRWAASSNNLQPWLIIWGIKGSPAFDRIFNCLDEFNQSWANNAQALFLGGYKKTNDDGKESFHALHDLGLFMGNVSAQAEHMGIALHQMAGVDYKKAMSEFNVPDDYHIATGIAVGYYGGDIEKLPEDLQGEETKTRSRKNQKSFTFNGNFNEDTFKGE